TCGAATAACACCTCTTCTCATGAAATTTTAATGCATTAGGCAAGCGAGGAAAACAAGAAATGGCCGAGCAATAGCGCTCGGCTATTATGAATAAGTTTCGATTAATGAATTGCGGCAACTTCTTCTTCTATCAAATCATTGGTGACATTGTACACATGATTGCCAAGCAGTTCGAAGGAGAAGATAATATCGTAGAAAAACATTCCGCTTTTCAAGCTGTATTCAGTTGCTTCTATAGCTTTAATGTTTTGCTTTCTTAATTGCTTTTTCAATTCATTGACACAATCTTCAATGGCGGTGGCTTTGGATCGTTTGATTTTAGAAAAGTCGTCGAATGAAAGGTTTTTATTCATCGTTGTCAAGCTACGCTGTATGAGACCGCACATGATATTCAAGTCATCGATTTGAGATTTTGTCAATTCAATGTTTTTCGCATGCATTTTCTTGACGGCTTTTGCTATCCTTAAGTAGGAGTCCGCTGCTTGCTCTAGATCATCGATGATATTCAATATTTTGCTAAGCTCCACGGAATGCGGGATGAAAGTATTGTTCTCGGAGATCTTGGCGAGGTAGTTGGCGATTTCAGCCTTTAGCTCATCGGTTTTTTGCTCGTATGCGCTGATCTTGTCAAAGAGTTTGTCTTGATCTTTACGGTTCTCAGCATTGAGCATGTCTTTGATGAAAGCATTCATTTTTTCAATAGTGCGTCCCAATCCGCGAACTCTTCCCATGGCTTCCTGTGTGGAGGAAATAATGCCTTCTCCCAAATATTCCAGATGAATTTCTTCGTCTTCTTTGCTTTTGGGAGGAACCATTTTAATGACAATATTTTTGATCACGTTGACGAAGCTGATCAAAACGAGCACATTCACAATGTTGAATAGGGTATGAAATAAGGATAGCGACAATGTGTTGAAAGAGTTGTTTCCCTGCACGTTGCCGGTCAGCCATTCGCCGAAATTTGACAGCATGATGGATTTAATCATTTCCACGAAATATGGGAAAGTCAATAGCATCCAGCAAGCGCCGAAAGCATTGAAGATAAAGTGCGCTCTTGCGGCTCTTTTTCCATGCACGTTTCCGATCATCGCCGCCAAATTGGCTGTGATCGTAGTGCCGATATTTTCACCAACGACGATAGCGCAAGCCAATTCCAAAGGTATCCAGCCTTGATTGACCATGATCAATGTGATTGCCATCGCCGCGCTTGAGGATTGGACGATAATGGTCAATAAAGCGCCAATCAAGACCGTGATTGGGATGCCTAAATATCCCATTTCAGTCAAATCTTGCACAAAGCTTAGAACACTTGGGTTGCTTTTCAAGTCCGGCATCGCTGATTTTAGTTCGCTGAGTCCCATGAATAAAATCGCGAAGCCGATGATTACCTCTGCCCAGTGTTTTCTTTTGACATTTTTAGAGAACATCATCGGAAAGCCAATGGCTATGATTGGCAGAGCGAAAGCTGATACGTTGAACTTGCCCAAGCCCAATAATGTGATCAGCCAGCTGGTAATAGTTGTGCCGATATTAGCGCCCATGATGACTCCGATGGATTGTCCCAGATTAAGCAAGCCGGCATTGACAAAGCTGACTACCATGACGGTAGTGGCGGAAGAAGACTGCACGAGCGCTGTGATAATCACTCCAGTGAACACTCCCATGAGGCGGTTGGTTGTCATGGCCGCTAAAATATTTCTCATTTTATCGCCGGCGACATTTTGGATTCCTTCGCTCATCACTTTCATCCCGTAGATAAAGAAACCCAAGGCTCCCGCGATTCTTAAGGCATCGAATATTCCAAATTCCATTTCAAATAAAATTACTTGTGTTGTTAAATTACCGCTTAACGAATATTGAAAAAGTCGTCAATTTCGATACTAACGATGCCGAGGAGTACTTTTATTAGAGGGCTTGGAAATCGATTTTCAATGTTAATTTAGTGTTAATGAAATCAGCGTTTTTCGATGGTGATAGCTATGAACAAGTTAAGTGATAAACGGCAGGAATTATAGGTGAAAGCCGAGAGTTTTTGTCCTAATTAAACATGCTGTATTGATCATTTGAATAAAAATAAAAATCTGCAACTATCTAATAAATAGTGTTTTAGTTCACTTTTTTATTTTTATAGTTCTGAGGTTTTTTTCATATAAAGTGAAAACTTAACAATTACTTCAAGCAGGGCAAGTGAGCAGTTGCTTACTGGATCGATAGGGGCTTTGGGTTCGCATCGGAGATGCTGAGCCAGCGGGAGGTAGATCAGCTAAATGGTTCAGATTAAGAACCTGATTTCTCGCA
The Aureibacter tunicatorum DNA segment above includes these coding regions:
- a CDS encoding Na/Pi cotransporter family protein, which codes for MEFGIFDALRIAGALGFFIYGMKVMSEGIQNVAGDKMRNILAAMTTNRLMGVFTGVIITALVQSSSATTVMVVSFVNAGLLNLGQSIGVIMGANIGTTITSWLITLLGLGKFNVSAFALPIIAIGFPMMFSKNVKRKHWAEVIIGFAILFMGLSELKSAMPDLKSNPSVLSFVQDLTEMGYLGIPITVLIGALLTIIVQSSSAAMAITLIMVNQGWIPLELACAIVVGENIGTTITANLAAMIGNVHGKRAARAHFIFNAFGACWMLLTFPYFVEMIKSIMLSNFGEWLTGNVQGNNSFNTLSLSLFHTLFNIVNVLVLISFVNVIKNIVIKMVPPKSKEDEEIHLEYLGEGIISSTQEAMGRVRGLGRTIEKMNAFIKDMLNAENRKDQDKLFDKISAYEQKTDELKAEIANYLAKISENNTFIPHSVELSKILNIIDDLEQAADSYLRIAKAVKKMHAKNIELTKSQIDDLNIMCGLIQRSLTTMNKNLSFDDFSKIKRSKATAIEDCVNELKKQLRKQNIKAIEATEYSLKSGMFFYDIIFSFELLGNHVYNVTNDLIEEEVAAIH